A genomic stretch from Helianthus annuus cultivar XRQ/B chromosome 1, HanXRQr2.0-SUNRISE, whole genome shotgun sequence includes:
- the LOC110876150 gene encoding BTB/POZ domain-containing protein At5g17580: MSRHSFSKDVHVIVRGVPFKLNRDLVSARSSKLCKLFKENPDKNLAHLLCDIPTTPPIFEIMVKFCYGFKVNFTPENVIPIACLACYLGMTDSHSPHNLLNQSLYFFEHKVITGWNESLSSLTATKNPVIFQQAIKLGLVDACVDSIIKKALDNPLLLGKPIKNHVLDDGDQGYNGHFHKPNAKSQLFILEWKSKDLSLTTLDLQFYKPIIQKMIRYKLGSNYIASNLYQYAKRWVFLEPQETNSSNSKRLAIEEIERLLPNDRGILPCALLSKMLRYATVLEANVSCREGFEARIGRQLDSATVSDLLIPTQGYINGEKYDTECVRRILKHFYNGFDGHDQTGLDIVAALVEYLLHEVANDNELRKDSFISLAEMSVAASAGARRTLDGVYEAIDVYLNKHKHLTESEREEICAVLDCNKMSPEACEHVAQNERLPVRVAVQMLFARQLHLRETVAKEVVVAGGPEEDGSGKSKSKSREEDEEVKWELEKMNSKVVELEKECVVMRKKIEKSNLKKEKLNVHFWGEMKRKLGCISSLNNTNCHVKKKKKKMMKLDAR, encoded by the exons ATGTCGAGGCATTCGTTTTCAAAGGACGTTCACGTCATAGTACGCGGAGTACCATTCAAATTGAACAGg GACCTTGTTTCTGCAAGATCATCAAAACTTTGTAAGCTGTTTAAAGAAAATCCCGATAAAAATCTTGCTCATCTTCTTTGCGATATCCCTACTACCCCTCCGATATTCGAGATCATGGTAAAATTCTGCTACGGTTTCAAAGTCAATTTCACACCCGAAAACGTCATCCCTATTGCTTGTCTAGCTTGCTATTTGGGTATGACAGATAGCCACAGCCCCCACAATCTCTTAAATCAATCTTTATATTTCTTTGAACACAAAGTCATCACCGGCTGGAACGAGTCTTTAAGCTCCTTAACGGCTACCAAGAATCCGGTCATCTTTCAACAAGCGATAAAACTTGGTTTAGTTGATGCTTGTGTGGATTCAATCATCAAGAAAGCTCTTGATAATCCACTTCTTCTTGGAAAACCAATCAAGAATCATGTTCTTGATGACGGTGATCAAGGGTATAATGGTCATTTTCACAAGCCGAATGCGAAAAGTCAACTCTTTATTCTTGAATGGAAGTCAAAGGATTTGAGTTTGACCACACTTGATCTTCAGTTTTACAAACCGATCATTCAGAAAATGATTAGATATAAATTGGGTTCGAACTACATTGCATCGAATCTTTATCAATATGCTAAAAGATGGGTGTTCCTTGAGCCACAAGAAACCAATTCTTCAAACTCAAAACGGCTTGCAATCGAAGAAATCGAAAGACTTTTACCCAATGACCGAGGGATCCTTCCTTGTGCACTACTATCGAAAATGCTTCGATATGCAACGGTTTTAGAAGCTAATGTTAGTTGTAGAGAAGGGTTTGAAGCGAGAATCGGGAGACAGTTAGATTCGGCAACGGTTAGTGACTTGTTAATACCAACTCAAGGATATATTAACGGCGAAAAGTACGACACCGAGTGTGTTAGAAGAATCTTGAAGCATTTTTACAACGGTTTTGACGGTCATGATCAAACCGGGCTAGACATTGTGGCTGCGCTTGTTGAGTATTTGTTACATGAGGTGGCGAACGACAACGAGTTGAGAAAAGACTCGTTTATATCGCTTGCTGAAATGTCGGTTGCTGCATCTGCAGGAGCACGAAGAACGTTGGACGGGGTGTATGAAGCGATAGACGTCtacctaaacaagcacaaacacttGACGGAATCCGAACGTGAAGAAATCTGCGCGGTTTTGGATTGCAACAAGATGTCACCCGAGGCGTGTGAGCATGTGGCGCAAAACGAGCGCTTGCCAGTGCGTGTGGCCGTTCAAATGCTGTTTGCGCGGCAGTTGCATCTGCGGGAAACCGTGGCGAAAGAGGTGGTGGTGGCGGGGGGTCCCGAGGAGGACGGGTCGGgtaagtcaaagtcaaagtcaagggaGGAAGATGAGGAAGTGAAGTGGGAATTGGAGAAAATGAATAGTAAAGTAGTGGAGTTGGAGAAAGAATGTGTTGTGATGAGGAAAAAGATTGAAAAAAGTAAtttaaagaaagaaaaattaaatGTACATTTTTGGGGGGAAATGAAGAGGAAGCTTGGATGCATATCAAGCCTCAATAACACTAATTGTcatgtgaagaagaagaagaagaagatgatgaaactTGATGCAAGgtag
- the LOC118492262 gene encoding DNA-directed RNA polymerases II and V subunit 8A-like, translating to MVNPHFDDTIKVTGVDADGKKYDKVSRVQAKGEESGMHIVLDVNSQLYPMHAGEKFRMVLSQTLNEDGSAAVAGSEGSKKSLADRFEYVMHGLLYKISDDKNQSGDVEVAVYISFGGLQLLMKGAPAKMGKFKVDQRLFLLLLKE from the exons ATGGTGAATCCCCACTTTGATGATACCATTAAAGTCACCGGGGTGGATGCTGACGGTAAAAAGTATGACAAAG TTTCGCGTGTTCAAGCAAAAGGGGAGGAATCGGGTATGCACATTGTGCTGGATGTGAACTCACAGTTGTATCCTATGCATGCGGGAGAGAAATTTAGGATGGTTTTATCTCAAACTTTGAATGAGGATGGCTCGGCTGCTGTAGCTGGTTCTGAG GGAAGCAAGAAATCACTTGCGGATAGATTCGAGTACGTTATGCACGGGCTATTATACAAGATCTCAGATGATAAGAACCAAAGTGGTGATGTTGAAGT GGCTGTATACATATCATTTGGAGGACTTCAACTGCTGATGAAGGGTGCTCCCGCGAAGATGGGTAAGTTTAAGGTGGATCAAAGGTTGTTTCTTCTTCTGCTTAAGGAATAA